The following proteins come from a genomic window of Carassius carassius chromosome 10, fCarCar2.1, whole genome shotgun sequence:
- the LOC132151498 gene encoding NFX1-type zinc finger-containing protein 1-like: MFNPRGGRQQRGREGFSGPQRRDGSVPGQRQASSSPSRSRGSSRGGRGEGGGRGGRGERGGRGERGGRGERGGRGERGGRGERGGRGGDGRGRGHEQASGSTNSQWARQPDEKAQGARGGGGGRGRGQRTEENKQQGKPSFNYVHRPVIRGGHSRGFGRPVYGLMQQNLPNYLLPDPLHSSNRPKNTGHQQASRSMTDLRVVPQGEEPQRGRVETQRGRGANGRGRGRGRDGTPEVRKLGYKTLEGLLEREASEVAITLSSNTGLKNLLEDSMMRSDLVQLVCQVLYKAFGSRIDRKIVLHLARVVKDSQFFRNILPYHVTGMMSDYAQARREQYPQHLSNIISLLSEVLNMFPHSSIQSVSMLVALLKPTVNQLRASGVDILPSTDEDLERVQGLVDHLQEKSREGTLRSDNYSFLAADEDAPPGEEDFRKMSIYPTLEEFHLDIKPFLRPNIMSQSFPNARIYLDTHFRLLREDFVRPLREGVKEILRNQHRETVDGIPMKKRRFDDIRVYFDTRLVLPLCTPTGIAYKVQFDPRPLQFVRWENSKRLIYGSLVCLSMDNFETFLFATVTDRDPTLLRKGQVHLCFSSESRATLASIQPSDSFLMVETTAYFEAYRYVLEGLQEQDENDVPFQRYIVECNTDVDPPAYLRVEGRSYDLSSIMAEGKGKIAPFNPLTPQAWPDEETMGLDESQLQALKLALTNEVVIIQGPPGTGKTHVGLKIAQALLNNHEAWSNGSPMLVVCYTNHALDQFLEGILGFLKRGIVRVGGRSNSETLKPFGLRELTRASNFRKNLPQHLRRAHHEIYTQMEAAEELLKRQSAQLECCLRGVLREDFLERYMSPQHWDSLCLQPVMDGFESVGKKKPSMMAEWLGIGFSGFSQLLTEVSDEEGAQLNDEELIEIDEEADLIQAERIVVDAEHGDNNWKKLKQDQKDIADMAEQMLAMNLNDPEPQEAARNQRQADQGEWQIQSHQKKKIKQMAKHELRKTSAMSEHQERKTVDLWSLSLKDRWRLYRLWVLRYRTDLRTKALTSEHLYQDAAERLNEIRRREDLCVLQQARVVGMTTTGAAKYRQALQELQPRLVIVEEAAEVLEAHTITTLSKACQHLILIGDHQQLRPSATVYDLAKNFNLEVSMFERLVRVNFPFVRLNYQHRMRPCIARLLTPHIYETLENHPSVLEYDNVKGLLTNLFFVDHGHFEEEIKDGRSHQNPHEAQYVVALCRYLLLQDYKPSQITILTTYTGQLHCLRKLMPSPNFSGVKVHVVDKYQGEENDIIILSLVRSNLHRRVGFLNISNRVCVALSRAKMGLYCIGNMDMLSSVTLWSNILHTLREHGQVGRALTLSCQNHPDKQILASCSDDFKGAPEGGCDQPCQFRLDCGHVCTRMCHPYDVEHKEYKCMKDCQKVLCDLKHKCTRLCHEECGECQVLLDKIIPSCQHSQRVPCHIDPEKFVCRVRCQKTLPCGHPCKAACGESCTAQCKVKVQMQLKCGHVQEEPCFISSDPKKMTYCRTKCDTTLDCGHTCPGTCHGCCQGRMHKACNHKCLQILVCSHQCQEPCVRDCPPCSVRCENRCVHSACMKTCGQPCAPCREPCEWQCHHHSCTKLCHEPCDRPPCSVPCNNTLPCGHLCIGLCGDPCPDKCRICHKDEVTEIFFGNEDDPDACFIQLEDCKHLFETTGMDQYMNLDQDQGAELDQRAIRLKDCPRCRTPIRRNLRYGTHINRSLAAIEMVKEKINGVSYEIKQKQEVLSLQLLGKEILRKHFGQEFAFLKDKFETKDLSRQQLWHSENLMTYLERAGKLKEMQAEHMTLLLDKLQPFSSKVDEVLGFLLRPTQRFSDQQIADLERELKRLSYLAELNVCCCMSPIKSRVYSTEIQQLREILEDTLPFSEDLEHTVKEIFTDLDTKLPRSGLGITDEERVMIVKAIGLNKGHWYKCPNGHVYAIGECGGAMQQSKCPECDAAIGGTNHNLIQGNDVATEMDGAEHAAWSDAANMANFDLQNFED; this comes from the exons ATGTTCAATCCAAGAGGAGGAAGACAGCAAAGAGGAAGAGAAGGCTTCAGTGGCCCTCAAAGAAGAG ATGGTTCCGTGCCTGGTCAAAGACAAGCAAGCAGCTCTCCCAGTCGAAGCAGAGGAAGCAGTAGAGGTGGCCGAGGGGAGgggggaggaagaggaggaagaggagaaagaggaggaagaggagaaagaggaggaagaggagaaagaggaggaagaggagaaagaggaggaagaggagaaagaggaggaagaggaggagatggAAGGGGTCGAGGTCACGAACAAGCCAGTGGAAGTACAAACAGCCAATGGGCAAGACAACCTGATGAAAAAGCTCAAGGTgcaagaggaggaggaggtggaaggGGCAGAGGACAGAGGACAGAAGAAAACAAGCAACAAGGGAAGCCAAGTTTTAACTATGTCCACCGCCCAGTGATAAGAGGAGGCCACTCGAGAGGATTTGGGAGACCTGTTTATGGGCTCATGCAACAGAATTTGCCCAATTATCTTCTTCCAGACCCTTTACATTCAAGCAACCGCCCTAAAAACACAGGTCACCAACAAGCCAGTAGAAGTATGACTGATTTAAGAGTTGTTCCACAAGGTGAAGAACCTCAAAGAGGAAGAGTAGAAACTCAGAGAGGTAGAGGGGCAAAtgggagaggaagaggaagagggagagatGGCACTCCTGAAGTGCGCAAACTGGGGTATAAAACGCTTGAAGGCCTACTGGAGAGAGAAGCGTCCGAGGTGGCCATCACCCTTTCATCTAACACTGGGCTCAAGAATTTGCTTGAAGACAGTATGATGAGAAGCGACCTGGTGCAGCTGGTCTGTCAAGTTCTCTACAAGGCCTTCGGCTCTCGAATTGACCGCAAGATCGTGCTACACTTGGCTCGTGTTGTCAAGGACTCTCAGTTTTTCCGTAACATTCTGCCGTATCATGTGACTGGAATGATGTCGGATTATGCGCAAGCCCGAAGGGAGCAGTATCCCCAACATCTGAGCAACATCATCAGCCTTCTCTCTGAAGTTCTCAACATGTTTCCTCACAGCTCTATCCAGTCGGTCTCAATGTTGGTGGCGCTTTTGAAACCCACCGTCAACCAGTTGCGTGCCTCTGGTGTGGATATCCTCCCCAGCACTGATGAAGACTTGGAGAGGGTGCAGGGTTTGGTGGACCACCTCCAAGAGAAATCAAGGGAAGGCACCTTGCGGTCTGATAACTACTCCTTCCTAGCAGCCGATGAGGATGCCCCACCTGGGGAAGAAGACTTCAGGAAGATGAGCATTTATCCAACCCTTGAGGAGTTCCACCTAGACATAAAGCCATTCCTGAGACCCAATATAATGTCTCAAAGCTTTCCTAACGCTCGCATCTATCTAGACACACACTTCCGACTTCTGCGTGAAGATTTCGTGAGGCCGCTGAGAGAGGGCGTTAAGGAGATCCTGAGGAACCAGCACAGAGAGACTGTCGATGGAATACCAATGAAAAAGAGGCGTTTTGATGACATCAGAGTCTACTTTGACACCCGATTGGTTTTGCCACTCTGCACACCAACGGGAATCGCCTACAAAGTGCAGTTTGACCCACGGCCTCTTCAG TTTGTCCGGTGGGAAAATTCCAAACGTCTCATTTACGGATCCCTTGTCTGTCTCTCCATGGACAATTTCGAAACCTTCCTTTTCGCCACTGTTACCGATCGGGATCCAACGCTGCTGAGGAAGGGACAGGTGCATCTCTGTTTTTCTTCTGAGAGCAGGGCAACGTTGGCAAGTATTCAGCCTTCGGACTCCTTCCTGATGGTCGAGACCACGGCTTACTTTGAGGCCTATCGATACGTTCTAGAAGGTCTCCAGGAGCAAGATGAGAATGATGTTCCCTTTCAAAG gtaCATAGTGGAGTGCAACACAGATGTAGATCCTCCAGCTTACCTTCGGGTGGAAGGAAGGTCATATGATCTGTCTAGCATCATGGCAGAAGGGAAGGGGAAGATTGCACCCTTCAATCCTTTGACCCCACAGGCCTGGCCTGATGAGGAAACAATGGGTCTCGATGAAAGCCAACTTCAAGCACTTAAACTGGCCTTAACCAATGAAGTGGTCATCATACAGGGACCACCAGGAACAG GGAAGACGCATGTAGGCCTGAAGATCGCTCAGGCTTTGCTAAACAACCATGAGGCCTGGTCAAATGGTAGCCCTATGCTGGTGGTCTGTTATACCAATCATGCGCTCGACCAGTTTCTGGAAG GCATCCTTGGATTTTTAAAAAGGGGCATTGTGAGAGTTGGAGGACGAAGTAACAGTGAAACTCTAAAGCCCTTTGGTCTGAGGGAGCTGACCAGGGCATCAAACTTCCGCAAAAATTTACCACAGCATCTTAGGAGAGCCCATCATGAA ATCTACACACAGATGGAGGCCGCAGAGGAGCTCTTAAAGAGACAGTCTGCTCAGCTGGAGTGCTGCCTGCGTGGCGTCCTCAGAGAAGACTTCCTGGAGAGATACATGTCTCCTCAGCACTGGGACAGCCTGTGTCTACAGCCG GTGATGGATGGATTTGAGAGTGTGGGGAAAAAGAAGCCTTCAATGATGGCGGAGTGGCTCGGcattggattctctggtttttcGCAGCTACTAACAG AGGTGTCTGATGAAGAGGGGGCACAGCTGAATGATGAGGAACTGATAGAAATCGATGAAGAGGCGGATCTGATCCAGGCCGAGAGGATAGTGGTGGATGCAGAGCACGGGGATAATAACTGGAAAAAGCTGAAGCAAGATCAGAAAGACATCGCTGACATGGCTGAGCAGATGCTGGCTATGAACCTGAATGATCCTGAGCCACAAGAAGCAGCCAGAAATCAGAGGCAGGCTGATCAAGGGGAATGGCAG ATTCAAAGCcaccagaagaaaaaaatcaagcaAATGGCTAAACACGAGCTGAGGAAAACTTCAGCCATGAGTGAACATCAAGAAAGGAAAACCGTGGATCTGTGGAGCCTCAGTCTGAAAGACAGATGGAGACTGTATCG GCTTTGGGTTTTGCGCTATCGGACTGATCTCCGCACTAAGGCCCTCACCTCTGAACACCTGTATCAGGACGCAGCCGAGAGGCTCAATGAAATCCGCCGTCGTGAGGATCTGTGTGTACTGCAACAGGCTCGGGTCGTGGGTATGACCACCACAGGAGCAGCTAAATACAGACAGGCTCTGCAGGAGCTGCAGCCCAGACTGGTGATCGTGGAGGAGGCGGCGGAGGTGTTGGAGGCGCACACCATCACCACCCTCAGCAAAGCCTGCCAGCACCTCATACTGATCGGAGATCACCAACAG TTGAGGCCTAGTGCAACAGTGTATGACCTTGCCAAGAATTTCAATCTGGAAGTGTCGATGTTTGAGAGGCTTGTCAGAGTCAACTTTCCATTTGTGCGCCTTAACTACCAG CATCGCATGAGGCCATGCATCGCTCGACTGTTGACTCCTCATATCTATGAAACACTGGAAAACCACCCCTCTGTACTGGAGTATGACAATGTTAAG GGGCTTCTGACAAATCTCTTTTTCGTGGATCATGGTCACTTTGAGGAAGAGATTAAGGATGGACGGAGCCACCAGAACCCTCACGAGGCTCAGTATGTGGTCGCGCTTTGCCGCTACTTGCTGTTACAGGACTACAAGCCTTCTCAGATCACCATTCTGACGACTTACACAGgacagcttcactgtctgcgtaAGCTCATGCCCTCACCGAATTTCTCTGGAGTCAAAGTCCACGTTGTGGACAAATACCAAGGGGAGGAGAACGACATCATCATATTGTCTCTGGTGCGCAGCAATCTACACAGGAGAGTCGGTTTCCTGAACATATCAAACCGTGTCTGCGTAGCCCTTTCTCGTGCTAAGATGGGTCTCTATTGTATTGGAAATATGGACATGCTGAGCTCCGTTACGCTGTGGAGCAACATCCTTCACACTCTGAGAGAGCATGGTCAAGTGGGTCGTGCTTTGACGCTGAGCTGTCAGAACCATCCGGATAAACAGATCCTTGCATCCTGCAGTGATGACTTCAAAGGTGCCCCCGAAGGTGGTTGCGATCAGCCCTGCCAATTTCGCTTGGATTGTGGCCACGTGTGCACCCGAATGTGCCACCCATATGATGTGGAACACAAGGAATACAAGTGCATGAAAGACTGCCAGAAGGTGCTGTGTGATCTGAAGCACAAATGTACACGTCTCTGTCACGAAGAATGTGGTGAATGCCAGGTACTCCTAGACAAGATCATTCCATCATGCCAGCATAGTCAGAGGGTGCCTTGCCACATAGACCCTGAGAAATTTGTCTGTCGAGTGCGTTGCCAAAAGACCCTCCCTTGTGGCCATCCCTGCAAGGCAGCTTGTGGAGAGTCCTGCACCGCTCAGTGCAAGGTTAAAGTTCAAATGCAGCTGAAATGTGGACACGTCCAGGAAGAACCATGCTTCATTTCCAGCGACCCCAAAAAGATGACATACTGCAGAACAAAATGTGACACCACCTTGGATTGTGGGCACACTTGCCCGGGAACTTGCCATGGATGCTGTCAAGGTCGCATGCACAAAGCATGCAACCATAAATGCCTACAAATCCTGGTGTGTTCTCATCAGTGTCAGGAGCCTTGTGTAAGAGATTGTCCACCATGTTCAGTTCGCTGCGAGAACCGCTGCGTCCACAGCGCCTGCATGAAGACTTGCGGTCAGCCTTGTGCGCCTTGCAGAGAACCCTGCGAATGGCAGTGCCATCACCACAGTTGTACCAAGCTGTGTCATGAACCATGCGACCGTCCACCTTGTTCTGTTCCCTGTAACAACACCTTGCCCTGTGGACACCTCTGCATAGGTCTCTGTGGAGATCCTTGTCCTGATAAGTGTCGCATTTGCCATAAGGATGAGGTCACGGAGATCTTCTTCGGCAATGAAGACGACCCGGATGCTTGTTTCATTCAGCTTGAAGATTGTAAGCACCTGTTCGAAACTACAGGAATGGATCAATACATGAATCTTGACCAAGACCAAGGCGCTGAACTGGATCAAAGGGCGATCCGACTCAAGGATTGTCCAAGGTGTCGCACTCCAATCCGTAGAAACCTTCGGTATGGCACTCATATCAACCGCAGCCTGGCAGCCATCGAGATGGTCAAGGAGAAGATCAATGGTGTTTCGTATGAAATCAAGCAAAAGCAGGAAGTCCTTAGCTTGCAACTGCTTGGAAAGGAGATCTTGAGAAAGCATTTTGGCCAAGAGTTTGCATTTCTTAAAGATAAGTTTGAAACGAAGGACCTTTCACGCCAACAACTTTGGCATTCCGAGAACTTGATGACCTACCTCGAGAGGGCTGGGAAACTAAAAGAAATGCAAGCAGAACATATGACACTCCTTCTGGACAAACTTCAGCCATTCTCTAGCAAAGTTGATGAAGTCTTGGGATTCCTCTTACGTCCGACTCAGAGGTTTTCAGACCAACAGATTGCAGATCTCGAACGTGAATTGAAGAGACTCTCCTACCTGGCAGAGCTCAACGTGTGCTGTTGCATGTCACCGATCAAAAGTCGTGTTTATAGCACAGAGATCCAGCAATTAAGAGAGATCCTGGAGGACACTTTGCCTTTCTCTGAGGATCTAGAACATACAGTCAAGGAGATTTTTACGGATTTGGACACCAAACTGCCTCGCAGCGGCCTGGGCATCACCGACGAGGAGAGGGTGATGATAGTCAAAGCCATCGGTTTGAATAAAGGTCATTGGTACAAATGTCCCAATGGCCATGTGTATGCAATCGGCGAATGTGGGGGTGCTATGCAACAAAGCAAATGTCCTGAATGCGACGCTGCTATTGGAGGCACTAATCACAATCTCATTCAGGGAAATGATGTGGCGACTGAGATGGATGGCGCAGAGCATGCTGCCTGGTCAGATGCTGCCAACATGGCAAACTTTGACCTGCAAAACTTTGAAGATTGA